A genomic region of Capra hircus breed San Clemente chromosome 19, ASM170441v1, whole genome shotgun sequence contains the following coding sequences:
- the CD79B gene encoding B-cell antigen receptor complex-associated protein beta chain isoform X1, with translation MAGPALIPGLNNWLVLGLLLLSAGETVLAAKTEDLLRDPKGNTCSRIWQHPRFVAKKRGSTVEIRCHLEDMGVVSWFRKPKPDSEPKIFLPEEGRILQNHSNSEAILTILGVQFQDNGIYFCKQECTKGTSRTEHGCGTELRVMGFSTLAQLKRRNTLKDGIIMIQTLLIILFIIVPIFLLLDKDDSKAGMEEDHTYEGLDIDQTATYEDIVTLRTGEVKWSVGEHPGQE, from the exons ATGGCAGGGCCGGCGTTGATTCCCGGGCTCAACAACTGGCTGGTGCTGGGGCTGCTGCTCCTTTCAG CAGGTGAGACGGTGCTGGCGGCCAAAACAGAAGACCTGCTCCGGGATCCCAAAG GAAACACTTGTTCCCGGATCTGGCAGCACCCACGTTTCGTGGCCAAGAAACGGGGCTCCACAGTGGAGATCAGGTGCCACCTGGAGGATATGGGTGTCGTGAGCTGGTTCCGGAAGCCGAAGCCGGACTCAGAGCCCAAGATATTTCTCCCGGAGGAGGGCCGCATCCTCCAGAACCACAGCAACTCCGAGGCCATCCTCACCATCCTAGGCGTCCAGTTTCAGGACAACGGCATCTACTTCTGCAAGCAGGAGTGCACCAAGGGGACTTCGAGGACAGAGCACGGCTGCGGCACTGAGCTCCGggtcatgg GGTTCAGCACCCTGGCCCAGCTGAAGCGGCGGAACACACTGAAAGACGGCATCATCATGATCCAGACCTTGCTCATCATCCTCTTcatcattgtgcccatcttcctGCTGCTGGACAAG GATGACAGCAAGGCTGGGATGGAGGAAGATCACACCTATGAG GGCCTGGACATTGACCAGACAGCCACTTACGAAGACATAGTAACTCTGAGGACAGGAGAGGTGAAGTGGTCGGTGGGTGAGCACCCAGGCCAGGAGTGA
- the CD79B gene encoding B-cell antigen receptor complex-associated protein beta chain isoform X2: protein MAGPALIPGLNNWLVLGLLLLSGETVLAAKTEDLLRDPKGNTCSRIWQHPRFVAKKRGSTVEIRCHLEDMGVVSWFRKPKPDSEPKIFLPEEGRILQNHSNSEAILTILGVQFQDNGIYFCKQECTKGTSRTEHGCGTELRVMGFSTLAQLKRRNTLKDGIIMIQTLLIILFIIVPIFLLLDKDDSKAGMEEDHTYEGLDIDQTATYEDIVTLRTGEVKWSVGEHPGQE, encoded by the exons ATGGCAGGGCCGGCGTTGATTCCCGGGCTCAACAACTGGCTGGTGCTGGGGCTGCTGCTCCTTTCAG GTGAGACGGTGCTGGCGGCCAAAACAGAAGACCTGCTCCGGGATCCCAAAG GAAACACTTGTTCCCGGATCTGGCAGCACCCACGTTTCGTGGCCAAGAAACGGGGCTCCACAGTGGAGATCAGGTGCCACCTGGAGGATATGGGTGTCGTGAGCTGGTTCCGGAAGCCGAAGCCGGACTCAGAGCCCAAGATATTTCTCCCGGAGGAGGGCCGCATCCTCCAGAACCACAGCAACTCCGAGGCCATCCTCACCATCCTAGGCGTCCAGTTTCAGGACAACGGCATCTACTTCTGCAAGCAGGAGTGCACCAAGGGGACTTCGAGGACAGAGCACGGCTGCGGCACTGAGCTCCGggtcatgg GGTTCAGCACCCTGGCCCAGCTGAAGCGGCGGAACACACTGAAAGACGGCATCATCATGATCCAGACCTTGCTCATCATCCTCTTcatcattgtgcccatcttcctGCTGCTGGACAAG GATGACAGCAAGGCTGGGATGGAGGAAGATCACACCTATGAG GGCCTGGACATTGACCAGACAGCCACTTACGAAGACATAGTAACTCTGAGGACAGGAGAGGTGAAGTGGTCGGTGGGTGAGCACCCAGGCCAGGAGTGA